GATGGCAGTTTCTTTTATCATTTCTTTTTTCGTAAGGTTTAAAGAAGAAAAACAAACTCAATAACAAACTACCTTTGCCTATGCTGTCATTTTAGTGACATATAATTATGATTTAATACCTTAGGTTGACAAATACAGATTCATATGTTATAATAAAACTCAGAGAAGTTTCAATTGGGACGTAGCCAAGCGGCAAGGCGACGGACTTTGACTCCGTTATGCGTAGGTTCGAATCCTACCGTCCCAGCCAAAATAATATAAGAGGCAGATAAAATGAACTTATCTGCCTCTTATATTTTTGTATGTATTGTCTCTAATTTATACCCAACAATCTTTCAATTTTATTTTTATCAAACCCAATTACGTACTGGTTACCTATTTGAATAACAGGCACTCCCATTTGATGAGTTTTTCTTACAAGTTCTTCCGCTGCTTTTTGATCTTTTGATACGTCTATTTCTTTAAAATCAATTCCCAATTCTCTAAAATATGATTTTGCTTTTTTGCACCAGGGACATGATGGTGTTGTGTAAATTTGAATTTTTGGATGTTGCATTTTTTCACCTCCATAATAATTAATTTTTACTCAATTTAAAAATTGTATAATTTACATTTTCTTTAAAGTGATTGATACTTCAACCTAAGTGGGGGAAAAGGGCTTCGCCCTGGATCCGTTTTAAAATCAAAAGATTATTTTTAAAAAGTTTTCATTTTTAAAGTCTTTATCTAATTTTGACAAATTGTTTATTTCTTAAGTTATTCGGTACTTATACCGAAGGGGAAAAAGGGCTCCGCCCTGGACCCGCTTTTAAATTCAAAAGCTTAGTTTCAAAAATGCTCTTTTTCTAAAGTTCCTATTTAATTCTTTTAACTTTTTCGGTACTTATACCGAAGTGGAAGAGGGCTCCGCCCTGGACCCGTTTTAAATTCAAAAGATTATTTTTAAAAAGTTTTCATTTTTAAAGTCTTTATCTAATTTTGACAAATTGTTTATTTCTTAAGTTATTCGGTACTTATACCGAAGGGAAAAAGGGCTTCGCCCTGGACCCGCTTTTAAATTCAAAAGATTATTTTTAAAAAGTTTTCATTTTTAAAGTCTTTATCTAATTTCGACAAATTGTTTATTTCTTAAGTTATTCGGTACTTATACCGAAGGGGAAGAGGGCTTCGCCCTGGACCCGTTTTAAAATCAAAAGATTATTTTTAAAAAGTTTTCATTTTTAAAGTCTTTATCTAAATTCGACAAATTGTTTATTTCTTAAGTTATTCGGTACTTGTACCGAAGGGGAAGAGGGCTTCGCCCTAAACCCGTTTTAAATTCAAAAGCTTAGTTTATTAAAGGCACTTGTATAGAGCGTCTCTACAGCTTTTCGGCGCTTGTAACGAAAAAAAGGAAAAGGAAAATTACTCCGTACTCATTTACCCCTGTAGGGTATTTAACTAAATAATATCATTATAATATAATAGAATTTTTAATAAAAAGTAAATTTAATATTTTATAATTAAAAAGTAGTTTTAATCAAATCTTTCTATTTTTGATTTAGGGGTGATAGATACGCCATATATTTTTGATTATGAAAAAGTTCCAGTTAATTATAATGTTAAAAAAGAAAATGATTATTTAGTTTATACGTTTGAAACAGTTTACAAAGACCCTTTGTATAAAGAAAATGAAACTCAGGTAGTTCATCTTTTTCAGCCAGAAGGAAATGTAAAAGGAGACATTATTTTTTTGCATGGCATTGGACCAAACAATATTCCATATCTTGAATGGTATGCGAGATACTTTAAAAAATGTGGATATAGAACTAGTGTAGTAATTCTTCCATATCATTTGGAAAGAAGGCCCGACAATATTGTAGATGGAGATCCATTTTACTCTCCAGAACCTCAAGACTGCGTAATTCTATTTCACAACGCAGTAAAAGATGTGCGAAGAACGATCGACTTATTAGAGACGTTTAAAGACTATTGTGAAGATAATTTGTTTTTGATGGGGGTATCTTTTGGAGGAATAATTGGTACAATGGTTTTGGCTCTTGAAAAAAGGATCAAAAAAGGAATTTTGATGATAACGGGAGCAAACTGGAGATGGATAAATTTTTATTCCCCATATACAGAAAAAGTTAGAACCGGATATGCTACACAGAAAAACTCTTTTGGTTGTGATTCGCAAGAGTATTGTAAGAAATTTAGAAGTGATGCAAAGAATTTCGTAAAGAATAATTTTAATTCAATTGATGATATATTCAAAAAGAGCCCAATTACATGTTATCATTATGATCCTTTATCTTACGCCAAATTTGTTAAACAACCAGTTCTTTTTGTTCAGGCAATTTTCGATAAAATCATGCCTAAAGATGCCGTAAAAGATTTAGAATATCTGTTGCCAAACAAAGTTGTTAAAAAAATTTTAGCAGGTCATAAATCGAGTATTTTGTATAGAAGCTTAATTGGTAGGTGGGTTGTTAATTTTATCGAAAAAGAAAGTATTGAAAAGGCTTTTCAAGAAGAAGAAAAAAAGAGTTCACAAGTGGTGAGTTCAAGCAAATAAATCTACTTTTAAACCAAGAAAAAACTCGATATTTAGCGAAGAACTGTTACTTTTAAGAATTTCTAAGTCTTGAAGTTTTATTAATAGTTCTTCTCTCTTTTGTGGATCTGTTTCAGAAAGTAGTTGATATCTCAATTTTTCTATTTCCTTTTCTATATTTTCTTTTATTTTTTCGCTCTTTTCTTGATCTTGTTGCTGATTAAACGCCAATTTTTCTGGGTTTGATGTAGAATATTCGCTTTCTTTTTTGTAAAGAATAACAGCTTTGGATTTCCCAGCTACGGCAGCTAAAAAACCCCCTCTTTTTTCAAACTTGAGTTCAATATCAGAGTATATAACAACTCCACCATTTTTTATAGCTTGTGATTTAAATTGGTTTATATTACCAGCTTCATGAGCAGCAACTCTTAATATGCTTAAAGAAGCTGGAGAGCTGTTAGCTAATCCTGGCTCCCCAGGGTCTAATTTATATCCCAAATATGGATTATAGTCTTGAAAATTTATAGAATCGAT
This genomic interval from Petrotoga sp. 9PWA.NaAc.5.4 contains the following:
- a CDS encoding glutaredoxin family protein translates to MQHPKIQIYTTPSCPWCKKAKSYFRELGIDFKEIDVSKDQKAAEELVRKTHQMGVPVIQIGNQYVIGFDKNKIERLLGIN
- a CDS encoding alpha/beta hydrolase — protein: MIDTPYIFDYEKVPVNYNVKKENDYLVYTFETVYKDPLYKENETQVVHLFQPEGNVKGDIIFLHGIGPNNIPYLEWYARYFKKCGYRTSVVILPYHLERRPDNIVDGDPFYSPEPQDCVILFHNAVKDVRRTIDLLETFKDYCEDNLFLMGVSFGGIIGTMVLALEKRIKKGILMITGANWRWINFYSPYTEKVRTGYATQKNSFGCDSQEYCKKFRSDAKNFVKNNFNSIDDIFKKSPITCYHYDPLSYAKFVKQPVLFVQAIFDKIMPKDAVKDLEYLLPNKVVKKILAGHKSSILYRSLIGRWVVNFIEKESIEKAFQEEEKKSSQVVSSSK